The nucleotide window GCGTAACCGCCGAGAATCAGGCGCGCTGGGATGAGCGAGTGCCGCAACTGCTGGCAGCGAACCCCGCGCACCCGTGGGTTATGTGCGAACCATTGCTGGAGGAAATCAAGAGACCCCGCAATATAGAGAAATTGCATTGGGTAGTGGCGGGAGAGGAAACGGGTAAAAGCAAGCGAACCATAGAGGAAGCCGTGTTAAGGGCTTTGTTATGGGACGCAGACGCGGCGGCAGTTCCCTTTTGGGGCAAGGCTGGCTATGGTGAATCTGACCGCGCCTATCCCCCCGCCCTGCTGCACCATTTGGGCAAACACTAACGGAGGTAAGAGAGATGGCAAGTGAATTGCGGGAATTGACGGAGGAGGAGAAGTGGCGGTTTTGGAAAAGTCCTGCCGCTATCATGGAAATTGGTGGCAAGAAATTCGCAGTGCCAAACTTATCTGACCTCCGCATCACCCCCGAAGGCGATGTGGTGCTGCTGCTTGGGAGGCCGGGGTAGTGGATAAGCTACCCCTTGACGAAATCATATTAGGTGATTGCCTTGAGGTCATGCNNNNNNNNNNNNNNNNNNNNNNNNNNNNNNNNNNNNNNNNNNNNNNNNNNNNNNNNNNNNNNNNNNNNNNNNNNNNNNNNNNNNNNNNNNNNNNNNNNNNAGTGCCAAACTTATCTGACCTCCGCATCACCCCCGAAGGCGATGTGGTGCTGCTGCTTGGGAGGCCGGGGTAGTGGATAAGCTACCCCTTGACGAAATCATATTAGGTGATTGCCTTGAGGTCATGCCGACATTGGACCGCCGAGTCGGTGAACTGCTGTATCACTTCCCCACCTGTGATTGCAATGGCGCAACCGATTACGGCATAGCCCTTGACCCCTTTAGCGGGGCGGGAACTGTGGCAACCGTGGCAAAGCGGCTAAAACGCCACTACATCGGCATAGAGCTTTCCGAGCAATACTGCGAAATGGCGCGCCGCAGGGTGGCGGCAACCCAGGAACCGATGTTCTGATTTTTTCCCTGATACCCCCGCCACAGGTCGCCACGCTTTACCACAGCCCGCCAGACAAGCGCCGTCCCGTTAGCCGTAGGGATATAGCCTGAAATGACACAGGGCATCCTACGATAGAAAACTCCCCCGCAGGATTACGGGGGAGCGCCCAAAAGGAAAGTAGCATGAAACACAAGCACACTAATTAAATTATATCACAATTCCTATTCAGATCGTCAAGCAATGCCAGCAGATTGTAACAATACATTTCGCGGGGACGCTTTATCCCCGCCTTAATCAGCACTGTGCCATTTAGCCACTGGGCGCGTGGTTCGCTGGCGGGGCTATATTTGAAGTAATATGCCAGCGCATCCGGGCGCTTAAACCACTTGCGCGACCACAGAACGCCGGTGGAATAGACCTCGGAATGCAGGTGCATCGCCGCCCCGTCAGTCCAGCCTATGCGCTCCCCCGCTGTTACTGATTCGCCGAAGCGCTGGGCGGGGTCAATATGCTGATAAAGTATCCACACCGGCAACTCGCCAATCATGC belongs to Dehalococcoidia bacterium and includes:
- a CDS encoding DNA methyltransferase, yielding MDKLPLDEIILGDCLEVMPTLDRRVGELLYHFPTCDCNGATDYGIALDPFSGAGTVATVAKRLKRHYIGIELSEQYCEMARRRVAATQEPMF